A genomic segment from Actinomycetota bacterium encodes:
- the fabG gene encoding 3-oxoacyl-ACP reductase FabG → MADLGGRVALVTGGGRGIGAATSRRFGREGAALVLAALESAPGGEVRDEIVATGGRALAVSCDVTSREDVEAAVSRAVGDFGSLDILVTCAGITRDNLIHKLSDEDWDSVIRTHLTGTFLCAQAAQREMVARKRGAMVFLSSGSARGNRGQANYSAAKSGIEGLARTLAIELGRFDIRVNVVAPGFIDTRMTRAIAERTGQDYGEITRAYAERLPLGRVGQADEIASVIAFFCGDDSGYVTGQTLHVRGAP, encoded by the coding sequence ATGGCTGATCTTGGCGGTCGAGTGGCGCTCGTGACGGGTGGCGGCCGCGGCATCGGCGCGGCCACGTCGCGGCGCTTTGGGCGAGAAGGCGCAGCCCTCGTCCTCGCCGCCCTCGAGAGTGCACCCGGGGGGGAGGTCCGCGACGAGATCGTCGCCACTGGCGGACGCGCGCTCGCAGTCTCATGCGACGTGACCAGTAGGGAAGACGTCGAGGCCGCAGTCAGCCGAGCCGTCGGCGATTTCGGCTCCCTCGACATCCTCGTCACCTGCGCCGGGATCACGCGCGACAATCTGATCCACAAGCTGAGCGACGAGGACTGGGACTCCGTGATCCGGACGCACCTCACGGGCACCTTCCTCTGCGCCCAGGCGGCGCAACGGGAGATGGTCGCCCGTAAGCGCGGGGCGATGGTCTTTCTCTCCTCGGGGTCGGCACGAGGTAATCGCGGTCAGGCGAACTACTCGGCGGCGAAGTCCGGCATCGAGGGACTCGCCCGAACGCTCGCGATCGAGCTCGGGCGCTTCGACATCCGCGTCAACGTTGTCGCTCCGGGCTTCATTGACACTCGTATGACGCGAGCGATCGCCGAGCGAACCGGACAGGACTACGGGGAGATCACGCGCGCCTATGCGGAACGCCTCCCGCTCGGACGCGTGGGCCAGGCGGACGAGATTGCATCGGTCATCGCGTTCTTCTGCGGAGACGACTCGGGCTACGTCACAGGCCAGACACTCCACGTCCGCGGCGCTCCGTGA
- a CDS encoding MaoC/PaaZ C-terminal domain-containing protein, whose product MRLSELAEGQELPSREFGPITRTDIVRYQGASGDFNPIHHDEPFAREAGYESVISVGMLQAGYVGTYCVDLFGPESVRELLVRFKDTIAPGDMVTCGGRVSSVEEVAGRDCQVTIELQMQRGAEVCVLTGRATIVSGGSPRN is encoded by the coding sequence ATGAGGCTGAGTGAGCTGGCGGAGGGCCAGGAGCTCCCGTCGAGGGAGTTCGGTCCGATCACGAGAACCGACATCGTCCGTTACCAGGGTGCGAGCGGCGACTTCAACCCGATCCACCACGACGAGCCCTTCGCCCGCGAAGCCGGGTATGAGAGCGTCATCAGCGTCGGCATGCTCCAAGCCGGGTACGTCGGAACATACTGCGTCGATCTCTTCGGCCCGGAGAGCGTTCGCGAGCTTCTGGTCCGCTTCAAAGACACGATCGCGCCCGGGGACATGGTGACCTGCGGCGGGAGGGTGTCCTCGGTCGAGGAAGTTGCTGGCCGAGACTGCCAGGTGACGATCGAGCTCCAGATGCAGCGAGGTGCCGAGGTCTGTGTACTCACTGGCCGAGCGACGATCGTGTCGGGCGGTTCGCCCCGGAACTAG
- a CDS encoding alpha/beta fold hydrolase yields the protein MTFGLVHGGAHGAWCWERLIPELERRGHRAIAMDLPCEDEGAGAAEYATVVVDALREFEEPVALVGHSLAGLTIPLVAHARPVRRMIFVCGLLPEPGLSFRDQQAAEPDILFPYKGGRAGLRDRFYHHCAPEDADRAMERIRDQALKPYVEVTPLKEWPGVPAGYVLCTEDRASNPAWSRRVVPERLGIRPIELVGSDHSPFLSRTKELACVLEDLATS from the coding sequence GTGACCTTCGGGCTTGTCCACGGAGGCGCGCACGGCGCGTGGTGTTGGGAACGACTCATCCCCGAGCTCGAGCGTCGCGGTCACCGCGCGATCGCGATGGACCTGCCGTGCGAGGACGAGGGGGCCGGCGCCGCCGAGTACGCGACCGTTGTGGTCGATGCGTTACGCGAATTCGAGGAGCCGGTCGCGCTCGTGGGCCACTCGCTGGCAGGGTTGACGATTCCCCTCGTGGCACACGCTCGCCCCGTGCGTCGCATGATCTTCGTCTGTGGCCTCCTTCCAGAGCCGGGGCTCAGCTTCCGAGACCAGCAAGCGGCAGAGCCGGACATCCTGTTCCCGTACAAGGGCGGGCGAGCCGGCCTGCGCGACCGCTTCTATCACCACTGTGCCCCTGAAGATGCGGACCGGGCGATGGAGCGCATCCGGGACCAGGCTCTCAAGCCCTACGTCGAAGTCACTCCACTAAAGGAGTGGCCGGGCGTTCCAGCCGGCTACGTGCTCTGCACGGAGGATCGCGCCTCCAACCCGGCCTGGAGTCGTCGCGTGGTGCCCGAGCGGCTCGGGATCCGACCAATCGAGCTTGTGGGCTCCGACCATTCTCCGTTCCTGAGCCGGACGAAGGAGCTCGCATGCGTGCTCGAGGACCTGGCGACGAGCTGA
- a CDS encoding thiolase domain-containing protein, translating to MSIRGKAFIAGAFEHPLREIPDASLAQIHADVALGALADAGLSLDDVDGYFCAADAPGFGGISMAEYMGMRPRYVDTTESGGSSYVAHVGHAAAAIAVGKCRVALVTLAGKPRTGGSPPGGSMGDPQAPETSFEVAYGPTTPSLYALAAKRHMHEFGTTSAQLAEIKVTASRHAKHNPNALLQKEVTVEEVLESPMVSDPLHRLDCCVVTDGGGAVVVVAPEIAQALERDCIKILGHGESPKHTDNGRVDLTYTGAVWSGPLAFEEAGTTPKDIDYASIYDSFTITVLETIEDLGFCEKGAGGPYVESGALRAPDGELPLNTDGGGLCNNHPSNRGGMTKIIEAVRQLRDEANPAVQVGDCQLALAHGTGGSLGTRMGSATLILGREDA from the coding sequence GTGAGCATTCGCGGCAAGGCGTTCATCGCGGGCGCCTTCGAACATCCGCTCCGGGAGATCCCGGATGCGTCGCTCGCGCAGATCCACGCGGACGTCGCGCTCGGAGCGCTCGCTGACGCCGGGCTTTCCTTGGACGACGTCGACGGCTACTTCTGCGCAGCCGACGCACCCGGCTTCGGGGGGATATCGATGGCCGAGTACATGGGCATGCGTCCCCGGTACGTCGACACGACGGAGAGCGGCGGCTCGTCCTACGTCGCACACGTAGGTCACGCCGCCGCAGCGATCGCCGTAGGGAAGTGCCGGGTCGCCCTGGTTACCTTGGCAGGGAAGCCGCGGACCGGTGGGTCGCCGCCGGGAGGGAGCATGGGCGACCCGCAGGCGCCGGAGACATCATTCGAAGTGGCGTACGGCCCCACGACTCCCTCGCTCTACGCGCTCGCAGCTAAGCGCCACATGCACGAGTTCGGCACAACCTCAGCGCAGCTCGCAGAGATCAAGGTCACCGCGTCGCGCCACGCCAAGCACAACCCGAACGCGCTCCTCCAGAAGGAGGTGACGGTCGAGGAAGTGCTCGAGTCGCCGATGGTCAGCGACCCCCTCCACCGCCTGGACTGCTGCGTGGTCACCGATGGCGGCGGCGCAGTCGTTGTCGTCGCGCCCGAGATCGCACAGGCCCTCGAACGCGACTGCATCAAGATCCTCGGCCACGGAGAGTCGCCGAAGCACACAGACAACGGCCGGGTCGACCTGACGTACACCGGCGCCGTCTGGTCCGGCCCGTTGGCATTCGAGGAAGCCGGCACCACTCCGAAGGACATCGACTACGCCTCTATCTACGACTCGTTCACCATCACCGTCCTCGAAACGATCGAGGACCTCGGCTTCTGCGAGAAGGGCGCAGGTGGCCCCTACGTGGAGAGCGGGGCGCTGCGTGCCCCGGACGGCGAGCTCCCGTTAAACACGGACGGGGGTGGGCTCTGCAACAACCACCCGAGCAATCGGGGTGGCATGACGAAGATCATCGAAGCGGTCCGCCAGCTTCGGGATGAGGCCAATCCCGCCGTGCAGGTGGGGGATTGCCAGCTCGCGCTCGCCCACGGCACGGGCGGATCCTTGGGCACGCGTATGGGGAGCGCGACGCTGATCCTCGGTCGGGAGGACGCATGA
- a CDS encoding CoA transferase, whose protein sequence is MNSERKPPLDGVRVLDLTRFIAGPYCTMLLADQGAEVVKVEPLSGEETRALEPMLGDGNAQVAVYFLRFNRSKKSICLELKSEEGQRLFERLVHEADVLIENFRPGVLERLGFGWSRLRALNERLVYCSITGFGHSESPFRDYAAFTPIVEATAGTLIYRSRDERPTIAGYPVGDIYPAALASAAIAMALYRREADGLGARIDMAMYDAMISMNERAIGMSAMLGDDILPGIAADLGSAPSGVFRARDGFMSISVVGERIWRRFCHAIGREDWLEDERLASGPLRAEHFDSIILPGIEDWLADQDRAGAVRTLTDAGVPAAEVARPAEIAASEQARTRDMIIQYPAPRGVVATVVGNPMRFDDEQRPAAGAAPAPGEHTREVLRSWVGLEDDEIGALLASGVVRQDGGSP, encoded by the coding sequence GTGAACAGCGAGCGTAAGCCACCGCTCGACGGCGTCCGCGTCCTCGATCTTACGCGGTTCATCGCCGGGCCCTACTGCACCATGCTCCTGGCTGATCAGGGAGCCGAGGTCGTCAAGGTGGAGCCGCTGTCAGGGGAAGAGACGAGGGCGCTCGAGCCGATGCTGGGGGACGGGAACGCGCAGGTCGCCGTCTACTTCCTCCGCTTCAACCGCAGCAAGAAGTCCATTTGCCTCGAACTGAAGAGCGAGGAAGGACAACGGCTGTTCGAGCGGCTCGTGCATGAAGCCGACGTGCTCATCGAGAACTTCCGTCCGGGCGTACTCGAGAGGCTTGGGTTTGGCTGGTCCAGGCTCAGGGCCCTCAACGAGCGTCTCGTCTACTGCTCAATCACCGGCTTCGGACACTCGGAGTCCCCGTTTCGCGACTATGCCGCCTTCACGCCGATCGTGGAGGCGACGGCCGGAACCTTGATCTACCGCTCGCGCGATGAGCGTCCGACAATTGCCGGTTATCCCGTCGGGGACATCTATCCGGCCGCGCTCGCGAGCGCCGCGATCGCGATGGCCCTTTACCGGCGCGAGGCCGACGGTCTCGGCGCGCGCATCGATATGGCCATGTACGACGCGATGATCTCGATGAACGAGCGTGCGATCGGCATGTCGGCCATGCTTGGTGACGACATCCTTCCCGGCATCGCAGCTGATCTCGGCTCGGCTCCCTCGGGCGTCTTCCGCGCCCGCGACGGCTTCATGAGCATCTCCGTCGTCGGCGAGCGGATCTGGCGGCGCTTCTGCCACGCAATCGGGCGCGAGGACTGGCTCGAGGACGAGCGGCTCGCCTCGGGGCCGCTTCGGGCGGAGCACTTCGACTCGATCATCCTTCCGGGCATCGAAGATTGGTTGGCGGATCAGGATCGAGCCGGCGCGGTTCGCACGCTGACCGACGCCGGAGTGCCCGCCGCTGAGGTCGCTCGACCGGCCGAGATCGCAGCCTCCGAACAGGCTCGGACCAGGGACATGATCATCCAGTACCCTGCGCCGAGAGGCGTGGTCGCCACCGTCGTCGGGAACCCGATGCGCTTCGACGACGAGCAACGTCCGGCGGCAGGCGCCGCACCCGCCCCCGGCGAGCACACGCGAGAGGTTCTTCGCTCTTGGGTCGGGCTGGAGGACGACGAGATCGGGGCGCTACTCGCGTCGGGCGTCGTTCGACAGGATGGTGGATCGCCGTGA
- a CDS encoding enoyl-CoA hydratase/isomerase family protein: protein MEHVRVEFERGGAVKTIVLDRPEKRNALSPPMFDALVAAFETEPEPDERVVLIRGEGRVFCAGVDLSERIQKGWPQESPLVRLCEAMRVYPLPIVAAMQGDAIAGGAMMTLHCDLIVAAEGARLGMPLSQLGIAPPWILTSRTIDRAGPALGRELVLLGYPISAERLAEHNVVNAVVPHERFAGEVDRVVNRLVRNAPLSLRAVKAALASIGEAGIGTPREGEDALVRAALDSRDAVEGMQARLERREPQFEGR, encoded by the coding sequence TTGGAACACGTCAGAGTTGAGTTCGAACGAGGCGGGGCGGTCAAGACGATCGTTCTCGATCGCCCGGAGAAGCGCAATGCCTTGTCGCCTCCGATGTTCGACGCGCTGGTCGCAGCCTTCGAGACCGAGCCGGAGCCCGACGAGCGTGTCGTGCTGATCCGAGGCGAGGGACGCGTCTTCTGCGCCGGCGTTGATCTCTCCGAGCGGATCCAGAAGGGCTGGCCGCAGGAGAGCCCGCTCGTTCGTCTCTGCGAGGCGATGCGTGTCTATCCGCTCCCGATCGTGGCGGCGATGCAGGGAGACGCCATCGCGGGCGGCGCCATGATGACCCTCCATTGCGACCTGATCGTGGCGGCCGAAGGGGCGCGACTCGGCATGCCGCTCTCCCAGCTCGGAATCGCGCCTCCCTGGATCCTGACGAGTCGCACGATCGACCGCGCAGGACCCGCGCTCGGCCGGGAGCTCGTGCTTCTCGGCTACCCGATCTCGGCCGAGAGGCTCGCGGAGCACAACGTCGTGAACGCCGTCGTCCCCCACGAGCGCTTCGCCGGCGAGGTCGACCGAGTCGTGAACCGCCTCGTGCGCAACGCGCCGCTTTCCCTGCGCGCGGTCAAGGCAGCGCTCGCCAGCATCGGAGAGGCCGGCATCGGCACCCCCCGCGAGGGCGAAGACGCGCTCGTCCGGGCAGCGCTCGACAGCCGTGATGCCGTCGAGGGCATGCAAGCCCGCCTCGAGCGCCGCGAGCCGCAGTTCGAGGGGAGATAG
- a CDS encoding MaoC family dehydratase N-terminal domain-containing protein, which produces MTAPDDSTRDASPVATPGNEDGTTNRVLGRFEMMIERGKIREFARATGATHSAYFNDERPPIPPTFLASAALWQPPDVPRPYQALGMDLRRVLHGEQEYRFYGSMPRAGDRLVVEIRVESVNEKDGRRGGTMRLARIVSDFTDETGRLVAQAWSTTIETGASA; this is translated from the coding sequence GTGACGGCGCCCGACGATTCGACCCGCGACGCTAGCCCGGTGGCGACGCCTGGGAACGAAGACGGCACCACCAATCGCGTCCTCGGGCGGTTCGAGATGATGATCGAGCGAGGCAAGATTCGCGAGTTCGCACGAGCAACCGGCGCGACGCATTCCGCGTACTTCAACGACGAGCGCCCGCCGATCCCTCCGACGTTCCTCGCGTCGGCCGCTCTCTGGCAGCCTCCTGATGTTCCGCGGCCGTACCAGGCGCTCGGAATGGACCTCCGTCGCGTGCTCCACGGGGAACAGGAGTACCGCTTCTACGGGTCCATGCCTCGCGCCGGCGACAGGCTCGTAGTCGAGATCCGCGTCGAGTCGGTCAACGAGAAGGATGGTCGCCGCGGAGGCACCATGCGACTGGCTCGTATCGTCAGCGACTTCACCGACGAGACCGGACGACTCGTAGCCCAGGCATGGTCGACGACGATCGAGACGGGTGCTTCCGCATGA
- a CDS encoding NAD(P)-dependent oxidoreductase, with protein MRIAIIGLGAMGQPIARRLAAADALELTLYDVDPARADALAGLGRRATSVADAISDADVILTILPADEHVRLVADELAPSARPGQVYADLSTIAPGTIETVASTLADVGVAAVSVSITRGTQAAAAGELALFVSRDEPALRPALQAIASELRFVEGLGAVKALKIANNIVVACSNIAICEALVLGKLLGLTPQAIATHLGEHGAESWVLSNHIVAFVLPGDLGPGHFSTLNMAKDVRLFLELADERGVVSPMAGVAASCYRGTIAAGFGENYHPIVIRWLERIASAATRLRPLARSEAEVLARIARGVTAAQAMASLDALVLLDRFGIDSHSAAGHLAKGSAGNATLASVARHAGRDHGAYDPGASSEALQAILELAEEASAPLFMHEAARTAALLASSLDRT; from the coding sequence GTGAGGATCGCCATCATCGGGCTGGGCGCTATGGGTCAGCCGATCGCTCGTCGCCTCGCGGCGGCCGACGCGCTCGAGCTCACCCTCTACGACGTCGATCCCGCTCGCGCGGACGCGCTCGCCGGGCTGGGCCGCAGGGCGACTTCGGTTGCCGACGCGATCTCGGACGCAGATGTCATCCTGACGATCCTGCCCGCCGACGAGCACGTCCGGTTGGTCGCGGACGAGCTAGCCCCTTCCGCCCGGCCGGGGCAGGTATACGCAGACCTGAGCACCATCGCACCCGGCACCATCGAAACGGTCGCTTCCACGCTCGCAGATGTCGGAGTAGCGGCGGTCAGTGTCTCGATCACGCGCGGCACGCAGGCCGCGGCGGCAGGAGAGCTTGCGCTCTTCGTCAGCCGCGACGAGCCGGCGCTCCGGCCGGCCCTCCAGGCGATCGCCTCCGAGCTGCGGTTCGTCGAGGGACTCGGCGCCGTCAAGGCGCTGAAGATCGCGAACAACATTGTCGTCGCCTGCAGCAACATCGCGATCTGCGAAGCGCTCGTCCTCGGCAAGCTACTCGGCCTCACTCCGCAGGCGATCGCGACGCACCTCGGCGAGCACGGAGCCGAGAGCTGGGTGCTCAGCAACCACATCGTCGCCTTCGTTCTCCCCGGAGATCTTGGGCCTGGCCACTTCAGCACGCTGAACATGGCGAAGGACGTTCGCCTCTTCCTCGAGCTCGCGGATGAGCGCGGAGTCGTGTCACCGATGGCCGGCGTCGCTGCGTCCTGTTATCGCGGGACGATCGCGGCTGGATTCGGCGAGAATTACCACCCGATCGTGATCCGCTGGCTCGAGCGGATCGCGAGCGCAGCCACGAGACTTCGGCCTTTGGCACGATCCGAGGCGGAGGTGCTGGCTCGGATCGCACGGGGTGTTACCGCCGCTCAGGCGATGGCCAGTCTCGACGCGCTCGTCCTGCTTGATCGGTTTGGCATCGATTCGCATTCCGCGGCGGGCCACCTCGCGAAGGGCTCTGCAGGCAACGCCACGCTCGCGTCCGTCGCGCGACACGCTGGCCGCGACCATGGAGCGTACGACCCTGGTGCCTCCTCCGAGGCGCTCCAGGCCATCCTCGAGCTCGCCGAGGAGGCCAGCGCTCCCCTCTTCATGCACGAGGCAGCCCGGACCGCCGCGCTCCTCGCAAGCTCGCTCGATCGCACGTGA
- a CDS encoding Zn-ribbon domain-containing OB-fold protein — MTGELPRPEPVVSPEARRFWEATGEQRLRLQRCSECAAVVWYPRGICPDCSSSNLDWFEASGRGLVYSFTINHRGTGPYEGIGPYILAYVELEEGPRMLTNIVDCDSEKLRIGQLVEVRFADTGTGTALVRFTPVETVADG, encoded by the coding sequence ATGACGGGCGAGCTGCCGAGGCCCGAGCCAGTCGTCAGCCCCGAAGCCCGTCGGTTCTGGGAGGCGACGGGCGAGCAACGCCTGCGGCTCCAGCGTTGCTCCGAGTGCGCGGCTGTCGTCTGGTATCCGCGCGGCATCTGTCCCGACTGCTCAAGCTCGAACCTCGACTGGTTCGAGGCAAGCGGACGTGGACTCGTTTACAGCTTCACGATCAACCACCGTGGAACGGGCCCGTACGAAGGCATCGGCCCGTACATCCTTGCCTACGTCGAGCTCGAGGAGGGGCCACGCATGCTGACCAACATCGTCGACTGCGACTCTGAGAAGCTCCGGATCGGCCAGCTCGTGGAAGTTCGCTTCGCCGATACTGGGACTGGCACGGCGCTCGTCCGCTTCACCCCCGTGGAGACCGTCGCAGATGGCTGA